In Aspergillus nidulans FGSC A4 chromosome II, the genomic stretch actcgtcatcctcctcctcctcgtcaacgGTGGTCTTGGCGATACGGTCAAGATCACGCTGTCCGGACTGTGTGATGCGGCGGCCAcccttctcctcgtcctgcTCGAGGACACCAATCTTCTCAAGGGACTGGAGGACCTTGCGGTCAACGGCACCGGAGGCATCGACGTGGTGGGCGGGGCGGGAGCCACGGTTCTTGGTAGAGCCGTGAACCTTGCGGAGACGGCCAACACCGACGGTCTTGCGGAGGTAGATGTGACGGGCAACAGCGGCAGCACGGACGTAGTACCAGTCGGCGTCCTGGGGAGGAAGCTCGTTGGAGGCGGAGGTCTTGACAGTGTCAACCCAACCTACGATGGTTAGTAGAGTCGAATACTCAGATGGCGTAGGTAGATGACGAACCAGGGATGGGGAGCTTTCCCTGACGCTTCAAGAAAGCGGCGTAAGCCACAATGAACTTTTGCGCCTGTAACGAAATCAGCACACATTCGACCGCCAAAAAAATTAGCCCTCTGCTTTGTAAACCTTCCCCCTGGCAACGATTGATTCTGTGCGTATTTTAATCCATATCGATATTCAGTATCTGTTCGCATTCGCATCGTAGTCACCGGTCAATCGTATCGACAATTGAAGCCCGTCACCGTAAAATCGGCCACCAAGATTCCACGCGTTTGTTGCATCAAAAATGTCCCCTCCAACATTTCCATGTTCCCATCGTCCGTGTTCTCGTTTCGATCGACtgcttcctttccctctcttgaTGCCAGATGCCAATCCGTTGCCAGGTAAAGGTGCAGGTGCAGAAGGACAGGTAAAGTGACAACTTACGTCCACATCGCGAACGGTGACACCACCCATTTTGGCGACTTGTGACCTCGAAGTGAAGGTGTACGGGAGTTGAAGGGCGAGGTGAGAGGGATGGGTCGTCGgttgtcgtcgtcgttgaGAGTCGAAATTTCACTCGCACACAATCCAGTTCAGATGGGCGGCGCTCGGTTGGTTGTGGGCGCTTCGCTTATCCTGTTCGGGTCTAGCCGAACCCTAAGCTGGCTTTTTGCCTGTAGCAGCACAAACCATATTCATAATTACTAAGCAGGATAATATTTCAACTTGAGGAAATTGTGCAACCTAATATCATTTCAGCCCGGCTGGGGCTTACAATATACTCCCAAAATGATTAGGCACCGTGGAATTAGATATTAACTCAAGTCCTGCCTGAAAATGGGGT encodes the following:
- a CDS encoding 40S ribosomal eS19 domain-containing protein (transcript_id=CADANIAT00004621) encodes the protein MGGVTVRDVDAQKFIVAYAAFLKRQGKLPIPGWVDTVKTSASNELPPQDADWYYVRAAAVARHIYLRKTVGVGRLRKVHGSTKNRGSRPAHHVDASGAVDRKVLQSLEKIGVLEQDEEKGGRRITQSGQRDLDRIAKTTVDEEEEDDE